The Nonlabens sp. Hel1_33_55 genome contains the following window.
TTACTCGATTTTATAGCTGCAGCACGTAGCCAGGTAGAATGGGGAACAGGAATGGTGAATGCTATTTATGGAGATGTGGTTGAGGAGTATGTGCAGTTTGAGCCTTTGGCATATGGATTTTACGATGACCGCATTCGTAGTTCCTTACTGTTACCTTTAGGAGACTCTATAGGAGAACTAGGCGGTCTTGTCTCAAGACAAATAGGATTGACTAGTCAAGTAGAGAATGTTAGCAATCCATCAACAGTGCGCGGACTGAATGCTGGTTATGCAAAAGGAGAACTGGTTGTCGTAGAAGGAAATGCAGAAGGCATGACCGTTGACCCTAATAAAATCTACATATTTGACAGACCACCTAGTGACTTGAAACCAGTTGCTGGAATTGCAACCGTTTCTGAAGGTAATTTGGTATCGCACGTTCAACTACTAGCTAGAAATCTAGGAATACCAAATGCAGCTATTTCAACCGATAACCTGAGTGATCTCAAAAAATTTAATGGAAAGGAAATCTTCTATGCGGTAAGCGGTCGTGGTACGGTCGTAATCAAATCTGTTAGTGAGATGTCTGACGTTGAAAAAGGACTTTTTACAGATAACAAAAAAGAAAAGAAAACCATCAGGATTCCAGAAGGTAAACTTAAGCTTGATGGAACCATGCCACTCAACATGAGTAAGGTTTCCAGCTCTGATAGCGGAATTCTAAGCGGTCCAAAAGCGGCTAATCTTGGACAATTGAAACAGTTGTTTCCAGAACACGTGGTCAATGGAATTGTAATTCCATTTGGGGTTTTCAGAGATCACATGAATCAGCAGATTCCTGGTCAAGGTAAATCTTACTGGCAATATCTTACAGAGATTTTCAATACGGCAAAATCAATGAGGGATGCTGATGTTCAAGAATCGTCTGTTATTAAATATCAGCTAGCAGAATTCACTAAACTTAGAGCTGCCATCAATGAAATGCCTATGAAGCCTGCATTCATTGGTCAATTAGAAAGTGATTTCAAAACTGTATTAGGTGATAAGATAGGATCAGTACCTGTGTTTTTACGTAGCGATACCAACATGGAAGATCTTGAGGAATTTACGGGAGCAGGTTTGAATCTTACTGTCTTTAATGCTGTGGAAAGAGATAAAATTATTCAGGGAATTAGAGATGTATGGGCATCACCTTATACAGAGCGTAGTTTCAAATGGAGACAAGCTTACCTTGAGAATCCAGAAAATGTTTATCCGTCAATACTAATTATCCCAACCGTCGATGTGGATTACAGTGGTGTGTTAATTACAAAGGATTTTATCAATAATGACGATAATAAAGTTACTGTAGCTATGAGTCGAGGTGCTGGTGGTGCCGTTGATGGCCAGTCTGCAGAGACCTATCTTATCGATCAAGATGGCAAAGGTGAACTCATCTCTCCAGCACGTGAGAATAAGCAACGCAAGTTGCCGGTAACCGGTGGATCTGTTATGGAACATGCAGATTTCAATAGCAGCATTTTGACTAATGCAAACCTAATAACCATCAAACAGTTTGCGGAAGAAGCACATAAAACCATGCCTGGATCCAAGAATGGAACTTATGATGGAGCCTGGGATATTGAATTAGGTTTCAAAGACGGCAAGTTGTACCTGTTCCAGATCAGACCATTTGTAGAAAATGATCAGGCAAAGAATTCAGAATATCTATCATCCATAGACAGTGATGTGAACTTAAACACACAGCTGTATCTTAATAAAAACATCAAAAATTGAAAAAGCATTATTACATCGCGTCCATATTGATTGTAGCTATAATCGCCATGGCCGTTTATCCTATTGATGGATACGAAAGAACAGGAATCAAGCGCCTGAAGCGACTTGAAAAAACATTGGACAGTACCATTACGGAATATTATCTGAAACCAGGTTCCTTCAAGAAAACAGAAGAAATCAATCTTTGGTTGTGTGAAGACACTACTTCTACAGAGGATTTCATGGTGGTTGATGAAGACTTCCAGGACAAGATGACCCGATTGTTTCCTAGACGTAGCGGTTATGCTATCACGGTTCTCGATATAACAGATCCAGATAACACCCGATATGCAGAAATGAATGAGCAGAGCGGTTTCCAGCCTGGTAGTGTTGGAAAGCTTGCTGTAGCAACGGCATTCTTCACTCAAATAGCGGCTCTGTGCCCAGAGGATTTTCATGTACGTACCAAGTTGATGAGAGATAAGGTAGTCAAATCTGGAGTTTGGGGAGTTGGTGATCATCATACAGTACCTATCTATAATATGGAAAAGGACAAGTTGGTTAAGAGACAAGTAGTTGCCAGCGATGAATTCACGCTCTATGAATGGGTCGATCATATGTTGAGTGTAAGTAACAATGGTGCCGCAAGTATCGTGTGGAGAGAAGCTTTGTTGATGAAATTATTTGGCGATGAGTATTTTGACCTGACCCAAGAAGAAGCTGATGCTTATTGGGAAACAGCCGACAAGAAAATGTTGTCAGAGGTCGCTACAGAAATTGTGAATCAGCCGTTGCGTGACTTGGGTATCACTCATGATGAATGGAGATTGGGAAGTTTCTTTACCAATGGTCCAGATCGTATCGCCAGAGCAACTGGTGGAAGTATAGGAACGCCAGCAGGCCTAATGAAATGGTTTATAAAATTAGAGCAGGGCCAGATAGTAGATGAAAAATCAAGCTTGGAGCTCAAGAGACTTATGTATATGACTGACCGTAGGATTAGATATGCCTATAGTCCAAGACTTAATGATGCGTCTGTTTATTTCAAATCTGGAAGTTATTATAGTGGCGGTGGAGCCAAATATGCTGGAACCAATTTCAATTACATGAATAGTGTGATTTTAGTAGAACATCCAGATGGCACCAATTACATCGTGTGTTTGATGTCAAATATATTAGGTAAGAATTCTGCTGGAGACCACATGTATCTGGCAAGTGCTATTGATAAGGCAATACGTTCAGAAGGTTAGAAACACACCTTAAGCAATATTTCTAATATTGCGCATTTCTACATAGGCCTCACTTGCTGCCGCGGCAACAATGGGGTCTTTTTTTGTTGTGGCTCTAACTAGCAATGGCATAAATTCTTCCTTTCCAGAATCCTGAATTACCTTAATAACAAGCTTGTTGATGGTGCGATCCTGTAATTCCAATAGCTGATGATAACATTGCTTTTCAGTAGGTAAATGCACTCTATCGTTAATTTCTGAAAGATTAGCTTCATTACTACTAATAGCAGATTCTATGATAGGGAAAAGTTGGGTCTTGAAGTTGCGCGATATCAGTCCTTCCAAAAACTCCATGGTCGCACGTCGTGTTTCCTTTTTCTCACTTTGAAGACCTCGATACGCGATAAAAACGTCCCGGGAATTAAAGTGCAATGCAAGAATGTTGAAAATGCGTTTAAGATTATTGTCCAATGCCTTGCGTAAACCTATAATGAGCTGTTTTCTCGAGCCTGATTCATTAATGTCTATAACTCGATCTGGATGTAAATTGGATCGTTCCACAATACGCTGGCAATAGTAGGAGCTTTCTAATAGTTTGTATTCTTCACATTCAGATCTAATTAATTTGAAAAATACACGTTGGGAAATATGAAGATCACCTTTTAGCTTTTTGAACTGAGACAGTTCGTTGGTGATTCTAGTGCGCAACTTTAGGCTGCCTTCTTGACTCAAGCTTAATAGCGCACGTACTGCTTTTGTAGTTCCTAATTCCAGCAAAATATCGGGTAAATATTTCTTCACGGTCTTGGGTGCTACTGGATCTTTGTAACGCTTTATTAAATAGGTAATGATGCTGTTGCCATAATTTGAGATGGCTATGATTGCGCTTTCGCGAAAGCGTTCATCCTCCAACTCATTGATCAACATGGGTAGAAAGTTCTCATGTGCCGTGTTGCCGGCTGCGATAATGGCAGCAGACCTCAATTCATGATCTGGATCATCAAAATAGCGTTGGATAAAGCGATGGCGCTTCTCACCTTTAGCATAACCCAAAGCTTTTATCAACTCAACAATTTCTGCCTTTCTAAAGTTGTCCTGGTTGCGATCCAGCTCGTCTAGAAAGAGATTGATACGTAAATCCAGATTGTATTTAGCCGCTAGTTTGGGATTGTCTTCCGTTTCTTGGGCCAGACATAAAAGGGCAGCGCTGGATATATAATCGCTCTCGTGATCCAGGTAATTTTCAAAAAACTGTTCTGGAAACCTGGTGTCCTGACTCATTAAATATTGCATCGCAGCGAGCACCACATCATCGTTTTCAATATAAATCAAATCGTGAACCTTAGCTACGGGATGGCCACGGTCAATATATTTTAAGTTTAGGATCGCGTTGACAACTACATCAGGATCATCGTGATCTAATAGTTTTAAAATAGGTGCTTTTAGGGAACGATGCGCCAACTCTGGAACACGTTCTAGCATAAAAAGGATGTCCTTTGAACCACCAGATTCAAAAACAACCTTCATGTTATTTCGTATCAAGCTATTGGATCGTTTCTCCAATTTGATTTGTTCCTTGCTGACGATCATTTCCTTGAAAGTTCCAAAATAAGCATCACGCACCTTCATAATCATGATCACCCAAATGACAACAAGAACAAGGATCAATACAGTTATAAAAACTGGAGATAGATCAAATGCTCTCACTACAAAAATCAATATAAGTCCTGCTAAACCTGTGGCTATACTATCAACCACTACATCTATAAATGTTTTGGTTTTGTTTTTCACATCACTCGGGATAGGTAATGCTAACAATTCAACCGCACTTTTGTGGAGCGATTGCTTTAAACTACCATCCAATCCCTTTAGAACGATCACGATCCATAATTCAGGAACAAATAGGAGCACCACACAACAGAAAACAATACCAATTGGTAATGCAGCTAGACCAGTACTTACGCCACTTTTGGAGAGTATGTGCCTGGTAATAAATAGCTGAATAACTAAGGAAACGATATTGAACGTAGAGAACCAAAATCCAAAAAACGATGCCAGTTCCTGCGAGTCGGGTATATTCCTGGATGATATGTAGCTAAATTGATAATCAACCAATTTTGCTACTAAAACTCCAATACCGATTACCGCAGCTAAGGCTGTAAGGTGTTTTGAATTGAAAATGAGTTTCACACTGCTTTCGCTGGAAACTGTAGCACGTTCTTTACGTTTAAAAGAACTGAGTTTGTCTACACGATTGCGCCATATGGCATTCATCACAAAGATGCAGCCTAGAATCATAAAGCTAGCCAGTATGAGTAGTACACCGTTACCTACATGCTCTGCAAGCAATGAGGTTAGATAACCACCTACAATTCCACCTGCGATTCCACCAGCGCCTATGAATCCAAAAAGTCTTTTGGCTTCCCTAACATTGAATACCACATTTGCCATGACCCAAAACTGGCTTGTAGCAAGCAAGGCAAAAAGAGCAACGATGGTATAGAAGCAATAGGCTAGAATACCATTGAAATATCCTACAGCTATCATTACACCCATAATCATGAAGATTAAGGTAAAGACCAATAAGGTGTAGCGTATCAACGACTTGAGCTTGAAGCGCTCTAAGGACTTGTTGTAAAGTAGGGAACCAGCAATGGCAGCAAGTGCAATAATCACAAAAGCTTCAGCAAGTGCATCAGCGCCTAGTTCAGAAAGAAAAAGTGCGTTGACCGTAGGTTTAACTACGAGTAACGCACTTATGATAAGAAATATGTAGAGTTGCATGAGTAACGAGATCGTTAGCTCACCACTCCGTATATCAAAAACTTTACGTATCCTGTCGGACAACCACTTCATTCTCTTGTTCTAATTCGATAGGCAAGATAACAGATTTGCGCAATGCCATTTCTGCTGGCTGTACTAAATTTCTAATAATTTGTTCACCATTAGGATCCTCTATAAGAGCAACAAGAATGTACTTTCTACCATCTTCACCCCAAACAAGAATGGAGTCTGAATGCCAGTTCTTCCATGATCCACTTTTTCTAAAAAGTCTTGCATCAGGAGCAATACGATCAAGTGTATTTACAAACTTGTGGTGCAATGATGGATTCTCCATAATATCCAACATTTCCTTGCTTCTGGTTTTGTTGATCAATTGACCAGTAGCTAATTGATAATAGAATTTTGCCACAGCATCAGTAGTCGCTGCATGACTCAATCCTCTAATAGGTTCTGGATTTCTTTTCCCTTGAGCGGCATATCTTTTACCTACCCAAAGTCCACCAACACCATCTTTATCATAAAAAGGATTGGATGGATCGCACATGACATCTTCAATTTTTTGAAAACCTACACGATCTATCATTCTAGTAGAGGCTGCGTTGTTTGATTTTGAAATCATCAACCACATATCGTCTCTAACTTTTGGAGTGTCTTTCAACTCACCTTTTTCTATGGCATCCATTGCTGCATATAGAACAGCTATTTTAGGAAGACTTGCAGCATACATCATATTGCTGCCGTTGATGCTGGCATATTTTATGTTTTCAGCATCGTTCAAGTCTACAAGACTTACAGACATTCTTTTTTGCTGGATTAATTTCCTCCAGTTTGAGTTTGCCATCAACTGCGCCTTTAGGTTCAGCTGAAGAGTTGTGTTTTGGAACGTCTTAACATCTTTATTGTTTAGGGAAAGATTTACTAGTGGCGCATCATCTGCTGCACTCATATTCCAAGATGCTGCTAGGAATAAAAAAACTAAGATTTTATTTAACATACTGATTTCTAGGGTTTTTCGGTTCGTGTTAAAAGGTTCACAAATCATGCCGAATGTATCTAATGATAAGGTTTTAATCCGTTAAAAACCAACATTTAACATTATTTCGCCTGATCGCTATATTCATTTCATCCCTTTAACGATTCAACGTTACATTTGTTGCACATGAGTGGCATTTATATTCACATTCCGTTTTGCAAGCAGGCCTGTCATTATTGTGACTTTCATTTTGTCACGTCGATGAAGCATAAGAATCGAGTGGTGGCAGCGATCCAGGAAGAATTGAAGCTGAGAAGCGATGAAGCAAATACGGCTTCCATCGAGACTATTTATTTTGGTGGAGGAACGCCCAGCGTTCTTGAAAGTACTGCTATCGATGCAATCGTCTCCACGGTTTATTCAAATTACGATGTCAGCGATGATCCAGAAATCACATTGGAGGCAAATCCTGACGATTTGACTCCTGAAAAGATTGAAGCTTTGTCAAAAACTAAAATCAACCGACTCAGCATTGGTGTGCAGTCCTTTTTTGAGGAAGACCTGAAGTTGATGAATAGAGCTCATAATGCAGTTGAGGCGATAGAATGTATCTCGCTTTCGCGAAAGCGCTTTCCCAACATATCTATTGACCTAATCTATGGGATTCCTGGACTTACCGATGATCGCTGGCGGGAGAATTTGTACAAGGCTATTGAGTTAAAGGTGCCGCACATTTCAAGTTATGCGCTTACCGTGGAAGACGATACGGCGCTCAAAACATTTATTGAAAAAGGAGTGATTGATGAAGTAGATGACGAGCAGGCACAGCGGCAGTTCAATATTTTACTGGACACTATGCAATTGCATTCTTATGAAAACTATGAGTTTTCAAATTTTGGCAAGGATGGCTTCTTTTCTCGCAACAATACCGCTTACTGGACCGGTAAATCCTATATAGGTATTGGTCCCAGCGCGCACAGCTTTGACGGCAAAAGGCGTGCGTGGAATATTAACAACAATGTCCAATATCTCAAAGCCATTGAAGCCGGTGAACTGCCTCAAGAAGTGGAAGAATTAACCATGGTGGACCGTTACAACGAGTATATCATGACGGGTTTGCGTACCATTTATGGTGTCTCACTGACTCATGTAGAGCAAGAATATGGTCTTAAGTTTAGAGAATATCTATTGAAGCAATCTGCAAGTTATCTCAAGGATCATTTGTTATATTTAGATGACGATACCTTGCTGGTCACCCGCAAAGGAAAATTTCTTAGCGATGGTATCGCCAGCGAACTCTTCATGCTGAATCTCATTTCATGAAACATTACTTTTTTTTCTTTCTGATCGTGATACTGTTCTCAAGTTGTAAAACTGAGAAGGAACCGCAGCTAACTAAATTGACTTATGATGAAATGAAAGAGCTGATGTTCTCAAACTCTATTAAGGTTAATGATAGTGTCTTGTATTATTCCATAAACGGTGAGTTGCTCAATGATAAACAAAGGAAAGCAGCATCAGAGGATTTATTATATGCTGACTGGTTTATCAATGATGATATGCAACTCATTAAAGTTCAATTAAATGATTCTGCTCTAGAAAGGAAAAACCGCAAGAAAACTCCATTAGTTACAGATGCTGAAATGATCAACTGTCAAGAACTTAATGAGCTATTAGAAGAAGTTTATGATCGTGATCAACAAAATAGAACGGACAATTTGATGGATCAAGAGATTGATCAAAACAATCTAGAAGTAGTGGAATTGGTTTTGCAAAAATGTGGGATGCCTAATTCACAAAAGGTAAGCGATAAATCCCTTCAAGCTATATGGTTAGTAATCCAACATGCAGGCGCTGAAAAACGAGAGCAATACTTTCCCACATTAGAAAAAGCAGCCCAAATCGGAGACTTAGATCAACAAGATATTGCCTTAATGAAAGATCGAATGATGCTGGATAAAGGACAGCCACAAATTTATGGTTCTCAAGTATTGATGAATGGAGCGACCTATGAACTTTATGATTTGGAAAACCCTGAAAATGTAGACAATAGAAGGGCATCAGTTGGTTTAGGTCCATTATCTGAATACCTTGCTCATTGGGATATTGAATTCACTATTGCTCAAAAATCACCCAAGTCATGAAAGTTTTATGCGTAATCATCGTGGCAGCGATGGTCTCTTGTTCCCCATCAAAAAAAGATCTAATGGAAACCACCTTAATTATAGACGGTAAATCATTTTCAATCGACCTTGATAAACCCAACGATATCAGTCTTGCGGTGCAGAATAATGCTGGTGTAGGCGCTTGGTACATTGATCAACCTAAAATCACGCATGTTGAGGTAGACGGTTATGTGGGAAAAGTTTCCTTGGGCGGTAGCACAAATTTCAATGATGTGTTTTTTAATCCGCACAGTCATGGAACGCATACGGAATGTATTGGTCATATTACCGAAGAATTCCACAGCGTGAACGATGCGCTAGACAAGAGTTTTTTCACGGCCCAACTATTTAGTGTAACTCCAGAAGATCGAGATGGTGATAAGGTTATTACCGCAGCCATGTTTGATGATCTCAAAGATGTGGAGGTAGTGATCATACGCACACTGCCTAATACAGATGCAAAGAAAAGCAGGAACTATAGCAATACGAACCCGCCGTATTTGATGGAAGAAGTGATGTTACGCTTTCGCGAAAGCGGAATAAAACATGTCCTCATCGACCTACCAAGCGTTGATAAAGAAAGAGACAATGGTGCACTGCTTGCTCATAAAGCCTTCTGGAATTTTGATGGAGAGCAACGCATGGACGCCACAATCACTGAATTGATTTATGTTCCCAGCAATGTAGTTGATGGAAACTACATCCTAGATTTACAGGTCGCGCCTATAGAAAATGATGCGGCGCCGTCTAGGCCTATTCTATATAAGGTGAAGTGATGAAATGGCTTGTTAGATCTGAGGGAATCGCATATTTAGGTACAGGATTCATTTTATACGCCGTGTTTTTTGACAATTGGTGGCTATTTGCAGGATTATTTTTATATCCAGACATTGGCATGTTGGGTTATACCATTAATACTAAGATTGGAGCGATCACCTATAACATTTTTCATCACAACCTTACGGTAATGGTTTTGTTGATAGGTGGATTTGTAATGGAGCAAGAAACGGTCATGATGCTGGGCGTGGTGATGCTGGCACACATCGGTTTTGATCGTATTCTGGGTTTTGGACTCAAATATCCTGACGCTTTCAAGAATACTCACCTCAATAAATTTTAAATTAGCGGTATGGAGTATTTATTCATAGGGCTGGCCGTTGGAGCTGTTGCCGCGTTTTTCGTATTTAGATGGTTTGGTGGTTCTACTAAGGATAACCGGCAGGAGCAAAGTGTCGTGCTTATGGAAAAGATACGTACGGTCTGTAAATTCATTACTGTAGAAGGCGATTTTGCCGAAATCTATCACTACCAAAACGTAAA
Protein-coding sequences here:
- a CDS encoding PEP/pyruvate-binding domain-containing protein, whose amino-acid sequence is MKKITLSLCVLLIFSMSAVAQEFTNDRIAAMIEEYRDLDRGPYKRIEWFCEDGTQRGSKDPCPDAIGGGIQHASYKAEIEQLARRNHIYFGEILAAADLWSFWDGDNDHSRLKQYQINNYLVAADNGWIQEKSRFYRGAKQIEDEEEWGRKFYYTILGDDDLIDRDFFLLRESLRDLPHDGDTNLAQEVRSISKTLAEKHPKFMDLRIKIHGNPEAKDIASTQEWVKEYNDDLTFKQREEFEKLIDVMQEFFEPVPVAGLQKMVADWDKDSYIRKQAELFSSSYTNETEPSILIPAAASLMCDIRSNIKDDKRGTRRTSALELSLRLEELIFQTVPNWEPNTLQEHLDKVYAISEALAAGGYVEQWEWDAIEPRLFSTEGETIKAHDLLDFIAAARSQVEWGTGMVNAIYGDVVEEYVQFEPLAYGFYDDRIRSSLLLPLGDSIGELGGLVSRQIGLTSQVENVSNPSTVRGLNAGYAKGELVVVEGNAEGMTVDPNKIYIFDRPPSDLKPVAGIATVSEGNLVSHVQLLARNLGIPNAAISTDNLSDLKKFNGKEIFYAVSGRGTVVIKSVSEMSDVEKGLFTDNKKEKKTIRIPEGKLKLDGTMPLNMSKVSSSDSGILSGPKAANLGQLKQLFPEHVVNGIVIPFGVFRDHMNQQIPGQGKSYWQYLTEIFNTAKSMRDADVQESSVIKYQLAEFTKLRAAINEMPMKPAFIGQLESDFKTVLGDKIGSVPVFLRSDTNMEDLEEFTGAGLNLTVFNAVERDKIIQGIRDVWASPYTERSFKWRQAYLENPENVYPSILIIPTVDVDYSGVLITKDFINNDDNKVTVAMSRGAGGAVDGQSAETYLIDQDGKGELISPARENKQRKLPVTGGSVMEHADFNSSILTNANLITIKQFAEEAHKTMPGSKNGTYDGAWDIELGFKDGKLYLFQIRPFVENDQAKNSEYLSSIDSDVNLNTQLYLNKNIKN
- a CDS encoding DUF6624 domain-containing protein, whose product is MKHYFFFFLIVILFSSCKTEKEPQLTKLTYDEMKELMFSNSIKVNDSVLYYSINGELLNDKQRKAASEDLLYADWFINDDMQLIKVQLNDSALERKNRKKTPLVTDAEMINCQELNELLEEVYDRDQQNRTDNLMDQEIDQNNLEVVELVLQKCGMPNSQKVSDKSLQAIWLVIQHAGAEKREQYFPTLEKAAQIGDLDQQDIALMKDRMMLDKGQPQIYGSQVLMNGATYELYDLENPENVDNRRASVGLGPLSEYLAHWDIEFTIAQKSPKS
- a CDS encoding serine hydrolase; the encoded protein is MKKHYYIASILIVAIIAMAVYPIDGYERTGIKRLKRLEKTLDSTITEYYLKPGSFKKTEEINLWLCEDTTSTEDFMVVDEDFQDKMTRLFPRRSGYAITVLDITDPDNTRYAEMNEQSGFQPGSVGKLAVATAFFTQIAALCPEDFHVRTKLMRDKVVKSGVWGVGDHHTVPIYNMEKDKLVKRQVVASDEFTLYEWVDHMLSVSNNGAASIVWREALLMKLFGDEYFDLTQEEADAYWETADKKMLSEVATEIVNQPLRDLGITHDEWRLGSFFTNGPDRIARATGGSIGTPAGLMKWFIKLEQGQIVDEKSSLELKRLMYMTDRRIRYAYSPRLNDASVYFKSGSYYSGGGAKYAGTNFNYMNSVILVEHPDGTNYIVCLMSNILGKNSAGDHMYLASAIDKAIRSEG
- the hemW gene encoding radical SAM family heme chaperone HemW; protein product: MSGIYIHIPFCKQACHYCDFHFVTSMKHKNRVVAAIQEELKLRSDEANTASIETIYFGGGTPSVLESTAIDAIVSTVYSNYDVSDDPEITLEANPDDLTPEKIEALSKTKINRLSIGVQSFFEEDLKLMNRAHNAVEAIECISLSRKRFPNISIDLIYGIPGLTDDRWRENLYKAIELKVPHISSYALTVEDDTALKTFIEKGVIDEVDDEQAQRQFNILLDTMQLHSYENYEFSNFGKDGFFSRNNTAYWTGKSYIGIGPSAHSFDGKRRAWNINNNVQYLKAIEAGELPQEVEELTMVDRYNEYIMTGLRTIYGVSLTHVEQEYGLKFREYLLKQSASYLKDHLLYLDDDTLLVTRKGKFLSDGIASELFMLNLIS
- a CDS encoding Npt1/Npt2 family nucleotide transporter produces the protein MKWLSDRIRKVFDIRSGELTISLLMQLYIFLIISALLVVKPTVNALFLSELGADALAEAFVIIALAAIAGSLLYNKSLERFKLKSLIRYTLLVFTLIFMIMGVMIAVGYFNGILAYCFYTIVALFALLATSQFWVMANVVFNVREAKRLFGFIGAGGIAGGIVGGYLTSLLAEHVGNGVLLILASFMILGCIFVMNAIWRNRVDKLSSFKRKERATVSSESSVKLIFNSKHLTALAAVIGIGVLVAKLVDYQFSYISSRNIPDSQELASFFGFWFSTFNIVSLVIQLFITRHILSKSGVSTGLAALPIGIVFCCVVLLFVPELWIVIVLKGLDGSLKQSLHKSAVELLALPIPSDVKNKTKTFIDVVVDSIATGLAGLILIFVVRAFDLSPVFITVLILVLVVIWVIMIMKVRDAYFGTFKEMIVSKEQIKLEKRSNSLIRNNMKVVFESGGSKDILFMLERVPELAHRSLKAPILKLLDHDDPDVVVNAILNLKYIDRGHPVAKVHDLIYIENDDVVLAAMQYLMSQDTRFPEQFFENYLDHESDYISSAALLCLAQETEDNPKLAAKYNLDLRINLFLDELDRNQDNFRKAEIVELIKALGYAKGEKRHRFIQRYFDDPDHELRSAAIIAAGNTAHENFLPMLINELEDERFRESAIIAISNYGNSIITYLIKRYKDPVAPKTVKKYLPDILLELGTTKAVRALLSLSQEGSLKLRTRITNELSQFKKLKGDLHISQRVFFKLIRSECEEYKLLESSYYCQRIVERSNLHPDRVIDINESGSRKQLIIGLRKALDNNLKRIFNILALHFNSRDVFIAYRGLQSEKKETRRATMEFLEGLISRNFKTQLFPIIESAISSNEANLSEINDRVHLPTEKQCYHQLLELQDRTINKLVIKVIQDSGKEEFMPLLVRATTKKDPIVAAAASEAYVEMRNIRNIA
- a CDS encoding serine hydrolase, whose translation is MLNKILVFLFLAASWNMSAADDAPLVNLSLNNKDVKTFQNTTLQLNLKAQLMANSNWRKLIQQKRMSVSLVDLNDAENIKYASINGSNMMYAASLPKIAVLYAAMDAIEKGELKDTPKVRDDMWLMISKSNNAASTRMIDRVGFQKIEDVMCDPSNPFYDKDGVGGLWVGKRYAAQGKRNPEPIRGLSHAATTDAVAKFYYQLATGQLINKTRSKEMLDIMENPSLHHKFVNTLDRIAPDARLFRKSGSWKNWHSDSILVWGEDGRKYILVALIEDPNGEQIIRNLVQPAEMALRKSVILPIELEQENEVVVRQDT
- a CDS encoding cyclase family protein, producing MKVLCVIIVAAMVSCSPSKKDLMETTLIIDGKSFSIDLDKPNDISLAVQNNAGVGAWYIDQPKITHVEVDGYVGKVSLGGSTNFNDVFFNPHSHGTHTECIGHITEEFHSVNDALDKSFFTAQLFSVTPEDRDGDKVITAAMFDDLKDVEVVIIRTLPNTDAKKSRNYSNTNPPYLMEEVMLRFRESGIKHVLIDLPSVDKERDNGALLAHKAFWNFDGEQRMDATITELIYVPSNVVDGNYILDLQVAPIENDAAPSRPILYKVK
- a CDS encoding DUF4260 domain-containing protein, whose amino-acid sequence is MKWLVRSEGIAYLGTGFILYAVFFDNWWLFAGLFLYPDIGMLGYTINTKIGAITYNIFHHNLTVMVLLIGGFVMEQETVMMLGVVMLAHIGFDRILGFGLKYPDAFKNTHLNKF